One Tribolium castaneum strain GA2 chromosome 6, icTriCast1.1, whole genome shotgun sequence genomic window, tAAAGCCTTTAAAATGCAAGTAAAAACAAGTGTACATAAAGAAACTAAAaccataatttaaaaaagcataAAATATAATAGTAATAGCGAACAAAtctccaaaattttgatacaTCTGCTAATAGAATATTATGTTTCTctgattttttaatcaatttaataactattattaaacatgttaaaatacaattaaacaAAGGTGTGTTTAAGGTAGGCTTATTGGCGATCCTATTATTGAaccatttaaaagaaaaacaaatttaagagaagtttcttattgtttttaattactttttgttATTGACCGAGTTATTGACATGTTTCACTAAATTTTTTGTCGATGGCTTTCGGTTGACATCTGCTTTCCCACCTTTGTAACTTTTGCCAGTGTTTCGTTCAAAATTCTATAACAAtcttacaaaaaatgcaaatgctcTACTGAAAGTTTTGGTTTAGTCTTTACAATAATTGTAagtcttttaataaaatattaaaatttgtaagctTGAAAACTAATAAAAGCGATGATACTGCAAAAACGTGTTTTCTTTACAAAAGACAACAATGAATCACCCGTGGGGAAGTCCTTAAGCGTCAgtaaaaaatgctaaattCAACATTTGTCAGTTTTATGTGTTGTCTAAGCCAGCCAGTAATTTTAAACGTTAGACAATTAGttaattctttttaatgtGCAAAATAATATCAACTTTTAACCCTCGCACGGAACAAAGTGAACACAGTATGTAATTATGTATTGAAAAAACTTGCAATTATAATAGCTAACAACCTTCCCATCTCATTACagccaaataattatttaataatagtaaaaactTAAGCAAACAGTGCACAATTATCGCAATATGCGACCCACAACCATGACTTAATTCTTCTACTTTTACTAGAATTTATAGTTCAGTTTCCCTCTATGGAACGAGTTGACAGTCAATTCTCTGTGACCTATACGTTTATTGTTCAACCTACACACACTTCTTGAGATTGTTCCTATTCCAAGCGGTTTTTTCACATGATTGACTGGCGCCCAAAGTTGCTAATGTGGGAACACcaacgcaaattgataaagagatagttatttattgtttattatataAGTGAAGATAAGATCTCTGCGCTTGTGGTcgggaatttaattttttacacaaacacTAAGCGTGTCATAAATGGATAAGTAAACAGAGAAGCTAGCGATGTTTTTACAAATCTATTAGTTCGGGGCATAAATTGATATTCCAGGTTTGTGTCGCCTTGAAATCATCACCGCTTAATCACTAATTAATTCCGTGACTCAGtcttatttataaacaaatttttgcaagtAAAGTCTTTGAAACCAAGTCAAGTTTAATGGCAGCTTCAGCCTCACATTATTTGTCTTGAACGCAACAATGAAGGTAAAAATAGACACCAACATAAAGAACAAGGACAAGTTATCCTCACTTATGTAAGCGATAAACACAGGAGAAATGAAAAGAAAATTGTAAGTGTGTGAAACGTAATTCCTGCCAATGTCATCTCCAGTTCTGCTCTGTTTGCCAATcgtaattttatcagtttgtaAAATTGGACACACTTCCTGCCTTTTATCTGGAAttctacatttatttttgaaaaacaagtcGCTAATTTAATTAGTACGTTCCTGCTGGTTTGGCTGATGTGTCACTGTTTAGCACCGaatatttgtgaaataaattatgtagATGATAAAAATCGGCCCGAATTTTCCCATAAATCTTCGCAGCAATAATTACTTCCTGCTGTAATCCTCTTAGAAAGTACAATCGATCGACCGATAAAGCGATACCAGAGCATTCTTATCCAACAACAAACACCAGCCGATAGCCTCcagaaaattacaaacaaactTTCCACTAGCTTTATTTACCGATGTAGTAACTGAAGCGTAGTACAAACCAGTTATGAAGACCTAACAACCAATTGAACAAAACCGCATCCCTTCCTGATTTTCGCCCAAAACTGAGTCTTAAAAGCCCCAGAAAGCGTCACTCGTGCCTGACTCATGCCCTCATATAAAACCGTTGCACACTCAAGCTCCTCTTAGTTGAACTTGACCACTCGCAATGAACACTCTCACCTTCCTCCTGCTCACCTTTTGCACCTCAATCCACACTCAAACGAGCAAATTTTACGTCATCCGCCAATGGAAGTACCTCAACTTCACATGGCCGGACGAAGACGCCCTCAAAACGGCCACAGCCACCGGAGACTACATCCCGGAAAATAACATCGTTTCCGGGATCAAGTACTTCGAGGATTACTACTACTTGACGCTCCCGAGGATGAAGAAGGGAGTACCGGCGACGCTGGCACGGATCAAGGCTGGGCCCACCCGGGACACGGCGCCGCCTCTGGAGCCCTTCCCCTCCTGGGGGATGAACCAGCTGGGGGATTGCAACAATTTGCAGAATGTGCAAAACGTGGAGATTGACGCCAAGGGCCAGGTGTGGATTATTGACGGAGGGAGGGTGCAGACGTTGGTGGAGCCGGTGGTTAAGTGCGGGGCCAAGTTGGTGGTGTATGGGCTGAGGGAGGGAAGGGTGAGCACGGTGTTTCATTTCCCGGAGGAAGTCGCAGCGAGAAATGGGAGTTATTTGTACGATCTTGTGGTGGATGATACTGATGGCGGGTTTGCTTATATTACGGATAATAGTGCCATCGATCCaggtataaaataattaacggttttggtttttattactttaattgggtggaaactaattaaataacgGCAACACGTAATTTTCCAAAGACAGAAAAGTTGTAAAATGAGACGTTATAGTAAGTCTAACCTTTATACAATTATGAAACTGCAATTCCAATTACTGTAAACAAACAATCAAagcaataaatataaattacaacCGGTGGCTTGGGGCTAAAGTTTCGTGCAAAAACTGCAAGTAATTATATCGTAATTGCGCTCTTAAGTTACTCATTAATTAAAGAAGTACGTTAGGATATTATACTGTAACGTAATGGCTTTTacttaaaagaaaaagtataaaaagcGAATTATCTAATTGACAAAATCTGATGTGGAGATACGTATGTTAAAGTAAATGTCAAGTCGAAAATTAAACTGAaggtaattattaattaaagtatGAGGCAATCACAATgactaaattgaaaaaaaagtcaacaaaaatcaaactttttagtaaaaaaatcacgaACTACGATTGCAGTACAACCGTATAAAGCTGTTTTTCGGTACTGTTTTAGTATTCAAGATACGGCATGAATACAGTTTTAACAATTTGTCGTCAGAGTCATTGACATCACCTAGCggagatttgaaaaaaaaatagagtaaatggcaaaaaaattcggatttttttgggttattttttcaaataaaatcgtgtttctaaaacacaaaataattttgagcgagtttaaatatttcttagcTAATAAACTCTGGAAAAGGACAAATTTAACCCATATTTTTGGACTAATTTGATGAATTTTcgtcttgtttaaaaaaaaaactaaataattacgtttctaCTTGTCAAACTTGCAAAAACgcaagaaaaaagcaaaaataatttcattttcgaAACAGCTTATTAAACATTTCGTGGGAAAACAACCATTATTGAACAAacttggtgatttttcggttattttttgtcaaaatttcatGCGTGTGTTTTTTGGAATGATGTCATGGTCATCTGCCCGTGCGTTATTTTCGGGAATCCCACAACGCAAACTATGGTAATCCCCTCATAATTTTGGCTTTAGGGGGTTCCCGAAATTGACGCATGCGCAGACAAGCATGACATCATGCCCAAAAATAGCACTAATGCCACCAGGGAATCCCAAAAATAGAGCATGCGCAGGTGAAGTGAATTTGAATCGGCACAACTTAACGAAAatctcatttttaaattagtaattttctgtttaaatcTTGACAAGGTAAAAATAGCAAGTTATTTGTACAacgctttaaaaaaagtgaatttattgctattttaaacgcgagattttttcattataggcaatgatgtaaaaaaatacatcgtGAATAGACAAGAAAAATACCGCTTTACCGCTCAAATAAATACTATAAAGATAGAGAATTCCtaccaaaaaaaagtttccgcggcttgtttttgaaaaaaatcgcaaaataattacgattttgaccaaaaaacgTGGCAAAACGTACAAAAAAAGCCAAAAGCAATGTCTTCTGACTCAAAGGAGATTGTGTCTCATGTGAAATTGTGTCTAAACTCGGTGCAGTTTTGAAGAATGATTTAAAGACAATTAAACGCTGGGTTCTTCCTAAAGAAGCATTTAATTAAGTGTTCCTCTTTAATATTGTCATTGTCCGAATAAATAACCACTTTATAAATCTGAAtgctcattttaaattaaacaaccgtttaaaattgcaagacggggataataaaaatgaagaatgaaataccaaattaaaaaaatattcacatgGGAGTGCTGTTTTGTGTTATacgattaattttagaaataaattaagcaAACTCTGCTTAATTTACCGTAAACTGTGTTGTGTTACAACTGGGAAACATGTTCACTTTGACATTTTCTCACTTtagttttattactattttgctcactttcaaaaattttatgttagAACAAAGAGtcgtaaaaaactaattaacgTTGTAATAACGTGCGTCTTGGCTGGTTGGATAACaaatagataaataaaaaaaatgcaaaacaatTGTAATTGTGTTAgaagaaattgtaaaaattcacACTTTTTTCACGCCTTGTTcgaattttccaatttatgACCGACCGCTCCCAAGTGACGTAAGacgtacaaattttattatttattatataatattcgaGTTGTAGGAGTGTCACTGTTTCTATTACAGGAATAATCGTCTTTTCGGTGAAAGAAAACCGCGCGTGGAAAATCCGCCACTCAAAAACCATGACAGCAGATCCCTCCGCCCGCCATTTCACCGCCAATGGAGTGCCCATTTCCGTCCCCATCAACATAGCTGGCATAGCCCTAGGCCCCAAAATTCACACAAGCAACGAAAAACTAATAGTCAACGAGGACAGGGAGGTTTATTTCAGTCCGTTGTCAAGCCTCCACCTTTACTCAATCAACACTTCGAGTCTCCGAAACCCTGCTAATTTCTCCGACAGCTCCGTCACCGACTTGGGGCTGAAATCCTCACAGTCGGTGGGGATGGTGATGGACAACCAAGGGATACTTTATTACACCCTTTTGGCCAACAACGCCATAGGGCGATGGGACAGTCACACCCCGTTCCAATCCGGGCAGAAATTAATCGCCCAGGACAGCAAATACCTAGAGTGGCCCAACTCTCTAACTTTGGAAACTATGGGCAACTTGACCGTGCTTATGAATCGGCTCAACCAATTCGTTTACGATAAGTTCGACTTAAACAAGTACAATTTTAGACTGATTACGGCCTTTGTGGGCGGGAGAAGTTACGTGTACGACGATAATTTCAATTATGATATGAATAGGGACGAAAGGATGTTTCACAATGAAAGTAAAACGACTCCAGAACCACTTCCAACTCCTGCACCGGAGCCGCATTACGATGACATAACATCAACGATGAGCAATAACGTGGAAATAGTTAAATCAGCAAGTCATAAATTAGCGAGTAGTTTGTTTACTTTGATTTTGTGTTTTCTGCTAGTGCGACGGTGAAACAACGAGAAATTTCGGTCGGGTCGCTCAAAATGGCCCCCGGACGGCCATTTTGAGCCTGTAAATATACTCTGTTTAGGATAGTCATTAGCTTGATCAgactgttttgttttgtaatcATTATTAATTCTGTTGCGTTGTTGTCTAGTGTTTTAGTTACCAAAGCCATTAACACGTAATAAAATATCGAAAACAAATCgtcttttttttattcggCTGTGCTTCACAATTTTCGGTCAATTTTCGTTTTTCAAGAATTGTCtgagttaacaaaaaaatgcgaaaaaggAGATTAAACTTTGTTCGATTTCTTagaaaacgccaacgtcgcattttccctaaaaattagctgttataaattattattcatgcactttttggaaatttactTCAAGCCTattggtacaaaaataaaagtgtcgAACTGATCAGGTGAAAACTCGCAGCATGCCCTGACATTTTTACGGATGTCGgagaacaatttttataattgtattgttggttgcccgCTAAAGAGACGATGTGTTATGTGTGTTTAACAACAAGGAAGCCatttccaatagtttttttaaataataaataaatatttttatgaaaatctgGTATCTTTtcaattatcaaaaactaagGTTATGAGGGAACGAATTAGTCAAAGacacacaaaataattgttttttaatttcaaagcactctagagtttgcttaaaaatgaacACTTGTCATTTCCGTTcgaaatttaaacactttaaaacaacaatgaaaattgttgctatgaatatgaaaataaaataaacttgttATTAACTGtgttattaaacactgaccggctcgtttgcacaagGAACGCAGAAAAGTAGTTAATAAGAGTTTTGCAGAATGTTTTTATACTCCGAATTTTGTCGTTTTTGACTCAAGGTAGATTTCTCTGCCCTTAAacgtatttaataataattaacaacgCTCTAAAAGTGCAGAAAAGCAcccaaaattcataaaaattcaaatttaacacTTCAGAAAAGAGCATAATAACCCTAACCCTACTTTCTGGAGACTTTTGTCTCTGTCTTGCAATAGCACATAAATTTTTGGCGCAAGGTAAAGATTTCGGCCCTAAACGCTCTGAAATGGCAGAAACGAACacaaaagtcataaaagtgaACATTTTGGCATTTCCAAATGATAACATAACCATTCTTTTAAAACCGAATTTCACACTGCCAGTTTCggtttaaataaaagcatccatttctatttttccattagatgtaaaaaatttataatttcagaCCATGTCCATTTGTCCACCTTCACCAGCGCCCTCTAttacgtttttgttttaaccGTTCTGCACGTTTCTAGACAAATACACTTCTGATGATTAATTTTCTAGATCAATAcggttttgttttaaatgattctgtgtatgaatgtttctaaatttgacgGATTGTGCTAGTGAATGTTTCTGGTGATGAACTGTTTTACACTCGTGATGACGTCACACCCATGACGTGTACCGAGGTTAGGTGTGCGTCGCAGTAGGCGAGAGCGCcgcagtcgacagcgagcAGCGGCACGGGTCAGATCGGGAGCGGGAGGCGAGGCGAAGCGAGGCGAggcggtttatttaaattattgtgccGTTTCGtataatttattcagtttgttacttgccgctgtcgcgaacggacgtgtgttcaagcaaatctaaattttccggtttaaattttaaattcggtgATCGCGGTTAGTGTTTGTGTGTGTTAGTGCCAATGGAATGGTCTTGAAGGAGGAAACAATCCGGATTAAAGGGTAAGTTtgcggttaatttattttcattgtcttgctacaaacggtagcagacatgcgttttaattttttaaatgcggtgttgaaaagtcatagtttgagtgacgcgttttaaattcagttactataaataatataaaacactcaaacaatttattgccacgtactgattttgactttaatttcaatcaatgaaagtggcttgctcaaaatttaatgcaaataaagctttttttcggtttcatttttattatatatat contains:
- the Y-1 gene encoding yellow-1 precursor, which produces MNTLTFLLLTFCTSIHTQTSKFYVIRQWKYLNFTWPDEDALKTATATGDYIPENNIVSGIKYFEDYYYLTLPRMKKGVPATLARIKAGPTRDTAPPLEPFPSWGMNQLGDCNNLQNVQNVEIDAKGQVWIIDGGRVQTLVEPVVKCGAKLVVYGLREGRVSTVFHFPEEVAARNGSYLYDLVVDDTDGGFAYITDNSAIDPGIIVFSVKENRAWKIRHSKTMTADPSARHFTANGVPISVPINIAGIALGPKIHTSNEKLIVNEDREVYFSPLSSLHLYSINTSSLRNPANFSDSSVTDLGLKSSQSVGMVMDNQGILYYTLLANNAIGRWDSHTPFQSGQKLIAQDSKYLEWPNSLTLETMGNLTVLMNRLNQFVYDKFDLNKYNFRLITAFVGGRSYVYDDNFNYDMNRDERMFHNESKTTPEPLPTPAPEPHYDDITSTMSNNVEIVKSASHKLASSLFTLILCFLLVRR